From the Thermococcus guaymasensis DSM 11113 genome, one window contains:
- a CDS encoding DUF2341 domain-containing protein encodes MRRKGFLLNSAVIVLLVPLLLLLATYEDVSHSIIIAQSERAQVERTYDVITFLNIEFQKALELSGKRAVVTAVDYVAVTGNFISPSYGANNTIRDFIKSGTSPTTTGYDTLRVMGKQTMRNWLSNVSKLLRDQGYIVSPSVDEIVDSMDITVALLDAFTVVIKARIPRVKITDASGTIVYEGPIPSNGDYVYSTVDIRDLEDPFFSAITGGRYHRSIRACKFAFPTLGIRPITFANASGSGGKDHYVGCFGGSCEKKFNYNETHIWQDNEFSITSFTIAGIPVKTDSIINEEGDLGVVVFENVSEESNWCEQSMENRVRMTLPSDTANSYVLLKLNPGTTPFANAYHSGNQASIRIYEDGTCNSVNYWIEEWNVNDIIIWLKVGDKTNFDVYYSTDPSYASEGNIGMFPYHKTDYSLSAGIKRTEQLFSDVPYSSFAIRFKMKADNGQDFDAGVGLTWTQPANVLSITVNYPRDVTDVQIPIYLNSTYAGMINHDSLNRAEIEVYSDRDLTQRVPFWIEYWNDNGALIWVRGNLPGTFYIKFNTGALTRGNGNDVFPFFDDFNESISQLKERWMVDPYNQGASISLNSNGIGTVTIDGGDSLFVMVNKNPLDITYDFAVRFRMKPNFQKKRDWDAGIGLWDGKWEYYDFDSTWDYYLIQQLFTDDIKYKSSPLAIHWAEWKTKKWNPTSISDFKLHDFWAEEDSDSDITTNRDYKFHTYEVTELLYSDETYFTDLTRGETNTYDSYYTTLDSLKYIYLVIDSEDEGRGATYDWIFVRKYIDLPQLQTSVSQLQETVNLQMIDDNPGHQDHGGDKLAILRNWNENLHNYQGGTWFLTDPQRYEVLVQRSGGNINIKFTDLTQLQQPYSEAVVEYSGQSLNIEAVIDNNLGNNAYFDWVFVVPYPYKVVTQPSFSQPEQQGSSSSGSASRVYDIDSFIDCLTGMTYFATENGWSFFERLEGSNTNHRKYEALANSTQDKLGISYEGKHYPIGLVSFMIPDNTYDPKLVSLLNSFGIGSDQIENNKISNADYYFMNYYLGKTVAQNTYGDKKGYPVLGISTDTEHTKIQLDGVFYIDPETAEQIFTTQGACDLLYGYNCP; translated from the coding sequence ATGAGGAGGAAGGGTTTTCTCCTGAACTCGGCAGTTATCGTACTTTTAGTACCCCTGCTCCTGCTTCTGGCAACTTATGAGGACGTCTCCCATTCAATAATAATAGCTCAGAGCGAGAGGGCCCAGGTTGAGAGAACCTACGATGTAATAACCTTCCTAAACATTGAGTTTCAAAAGGCTCTAGAACTCTCGGGAAAGAGGGCGGTAGTTACTGCGGTTGACTACGTAGCCGTTACCGGCAACTTCATAAGTCCATCTTATGGGGCCAACAACACCATTAGGGATTTCATAAAGAGTGGAACCTCCCCCACGACAACAGGATACGACACCCTGAGGGTAATGGGCAAACAGACCATGAGAAATTGGCTGTCGAACGTAAGCAAGCTCCTTCGGGATCAGGGGTACATCGTGTCTCCCTCCGTGGATGAGATAGTGGATTCCATGGACATTACCGTTGCCCTCCTCGATGCTTTCACGGTGGTTATTAAGGCTCGCATCCCAAGGGTCAAAATAACTGACGCATCCGGAACCATCGTTTACGAAGGGCCCATACCATCAAACGGCGATTATGTGTACTCCACCGTTGACATCCGCGACCTTGAAGATCCCTTTTTCTCCGCTATAACCGGAGGCAGGTATCACCGCTCGATAAGGGCATGCAAGTTCGCGTTCCCAACACTTGGCATACGCCCCATAACCTTCGCAAATGCCTCTGGAAGCGGGGGTAAGGATCATTACGTGGGATGCTTTGGAGGAAGTTGCGAGAAAAAATTCAACTACAACGAGACTCATATATGGCAGGACAACGAATTTAGCATAACCAGTTTCACCATTGCAGGGATTCCAGTAAAGACGGACTCTATAATTAATGAAGAAGGTGATCTTGGAGTTGTCGTGTTTGAAAACGTTAGTGAGGAGTCCAATTGGTGTGAACAGAGTATGGAAAACAGGGTCAGAATGACGCTACCATCCGACACTGCCAACTCATACGTTCTACTGAAGCTAAACCCGGGCACAACACCTTTCGCTAACGCCTACCACAGCGGGAACCAAGCCTCGATAAGGATTTATGAAGATGGAACGTGCAACTCGGTGAATTACTGGATTGAGGAGTGGAATGTTAACGATATCATAATATGGCTCAAAGTTGGGGACAAAACAAACTTCGATGTCTATTACTCAACGGATCCCTCCTATGCATCAGAGGGCAATATTGGAATGTTCCCCTACCACAAAACGGACTACTCCCTGTCTGCAGGAATCAAAAGGACCGAGCAACTGTTTTCAGATGTGCCCTACAGCTCGTTTGCAATACGATTCAAGATGAAAGCTGATAACGGTCAGGACTTTGACGCGGGAGTTGGGTTAACGTGGACTCAGCCGGCAAACGTGCTGTCCATCACCGTTAACTATCCTCGTGACGTTACCGATGTCCAGATACCTATTTACCTTAACTCGACTTACGCTGGAATGATAAACCATGACAGCCTCAACAGGGCGGAGATCGAGGTTTACTCCGATAGAGACTTGACACAGAGAGTCCCCTTCTGGATAGAGTACTGGAACGACAACGGAGCGCTGATATGGGTGCGGGGTAATCTGCCTGGGACTTTTTACATAAAGTTCAACACCGGAGCCTTGACAAGGGGCAACGGTAATGACGTCTTTCCGTTCTTCGACGACTTCAACGAGAGCATAAGCCAGCTCAAGGAGAGATGGATGGTGGATCCTTACAACCAGGGTGCCAGTATAAGCTTGAATTCCAATGGGATCGGTACAGTTACAATAGATGGAGGGGACTCACTCTTTGTGATGGTGAACAAGAACCCGCTGGACATAACCTATGACTTCGCCGTCAGGTTTAGAATGAAGCCTAATTTCCAGAAAAAGAGAGACTGGGACGCTGGAATAGGACTGTGGGATGGCAAGTGGGAATATTATGACTTTGATTCTACTTGGGATTATTATCTCATTCAGCAACTGTTTACAGATGACATTAAATATAAAAGTAGCCCTCTGGCAATTCACTGGGCAGAGTGGAAGACCAAAAAATGGAACCCCACATCTATAAGTGACTTTAAGTTACATGACTTCTGGGCCGAAGAAGATAGCGATTCAGATATAACCACCAATAGAGACTATAAGTTCCACACATACGAAGTTACTGAACTCCTGTACAGCGATGAAACTTACTTTACTGACTTAACCCGAGGAGAGACAAATACGTATGATAGCTACTACACTACACTCGATTCTCTCAAGTACATCTACCTTGTTATAGACAGCGAGGACGAAGGCAGAGGAGCAACCTACGATTGGATCTTTGTGAGAAAGTATATTGACCTACCCCAGCTTCAAACGTCAGTTTCTCAGCTTCAGGAAACAGTCAACCTACAAATGATAGACGACAACCCCGGTCACCAAGACCATGGGGGTGACAAGCTGGCAATTCTGAGGAACTGGAACGAGAACCTACACAATTATCAGGGAGGGACGTGGTTCCTGACTGATCCCCAGCGGTATGAGGTTTTGGTTCAGAGGTCAGGCGGTAACATCAACATAAAGTTTACCGACTTAACCCAGCTTCAGCAACCGTACTCTGAAGCGGTTGTGGAATATTCCGGCCAGTCTCTTAACATAGAGGCGGTGATAGACAACAACTTGGGGAACAACGCATACTTTGATTGGGTGTTCGTTGTTCCGTATCCATACAAAGTTGTAACTCAGCCAAGTTTCTCACAACCTGAGCAGCAGGGCTCCAGCAGTTCTGGATCCGCCTCCAGAGTCTACGACATCGATTCCTTTATAGACTGTCTAACCGGAATGACTTACTTCGCCACCGAAAATGGATGGTCGTTTTTCGAGAGACTTGAAGGAAGCAATACGAACCACAGAAAATACGAAGCGCTGGCAAACAGCACTCAGGATAAGCTTGGAATAAGTTACGAAGGTAAGCATTATCCAATAGGTCTCGTGAGCTTTATGATCCCGGACAACACCTACGATCCAAAACTAGTTAGCCTACTGAATTCCTTCGGAATAGGTAGTGATCAAATAGAGAACAACAAGATCTCCAACGCCGATTATTATTTTATGAACTATTACCTCGGAAAGACAGTGGCTCAGAATACCTACGGAGACAAAAAAGGCTATCCCGTCCTTGGAATTTCAACTGATACCGAGCACACCAAAATTCAACTCGACGGTGTGTTTTATATTGATCCAGAAACCGCTGAACAGATCTTCACAACGCAAGGGGCCTGTGACTTGCTCTATGGATACAACTGCCCGTGA
- a CDS encoding type II toxin-antitoxin system VapC family toxin: MRVVIDTSVVFHLFSGFYPERTEVAERIIEYAQLGSIELYAPRLGEVEFVAVLSRYFDREQVERALAYYSEIVAWVPEELLTEDLVEVAFQTHHRASDIYFIATARYLDAVLVTNDIKMAELARSLGLKAFYLIEEHEEFFNLLGVSS; encoded by the coding sequence ATGAGAGTAGTCATTGATACATCAGTTGTGTTTCATCTGTTCTCCGGCTTTTATCCGGAAAGGACTGAAGTCGCCGAGAGGATCATAGAGTATGCACAGCTCGGCTCTATAGAGCTCTACGCCCCGAGGCTGGGGGAGGTTGAGTTCGTCGCGGTTCTTTCACGATACTTTGACCGAGAGCAGGTTGAGAGAGCCCTCGCCTATTACAGCGAAATAGTCGCGTGGGTTCCAGAGGAACTGCTTACTGAAGATCTCGTGGAGGTAGCTTTTCAGACCCACCACCGAGCGTCCGATATCTATTTTATCGCAACCGCCCGCTACCTCGATGCAGTCCTCGTTACTAACGACATAAAAATGGCCGAGCTGGCCAGGTCTCTTGGGTTAAAAGCTTTCTATCTTATTGAGGAACATGAGGAGTTCTTCAACCTTTTGGGGGTGAGCTCATGA
- the guaB gene encoding IMP dehydrogenase — MGKFEHKLVNALKGYTFDDVLLIPQPTEVEPKDVDVSTKITPRIRLNIPILSAAMDTVTEWEMAVAMAREGGLGVIHRNMSISEQVEQVKKVKRAERFIVEDVISISPGETVDYALFLMEKNDIDGLPVVEDGKVVGVISKKDIAVKQGKLVREIMTGEPITIPESVTAEEALNLMFEHRIDRLPVVNSEGKLVGIITMSDLAKRRKWKNAVRDENGDLVVAAAVGPFDLERARALDRAGADVIVVDTAHAHNLKAIRAMKEIRQAVDADLIIGNIANPKAVDDLTFADAVKVGIGPGSICTTRVVAGVGVPQVTAIALVADKASEYGLHVIADGGIRYSGDIVKAIAAGADAVMLGSLLAGTKEAPGKEVVINGRRYKQYRGMGSLGAMMKGGAERYYQKGHMKTRKFVPEGVEGVVPYKGPVSEVLYQLVGGLRSGMGYVGARNIEELKEKGEFVIITQAGVRESHPHDILITNEAPNYPVNK; from the coding sequence ATGGGGAAATTTGAACACAAACTTGTTAATGCCCTTAAGGGCTACACCTTCGACGACGTTCTTCTGATACCACAGCCAACCGAAGTCGAGCCAAAGGACGTTGACGTCTCGACGAAGATTACGCCGAGGATAAGGCTCAACATTCCGATTCTCAGCGCGGCGATGGACACAGTTACAGAGTGGGAGATGGCCGTCGCGATGGCCAGAGAGGGTGGCCTCGGCGTGATCCACAGGAACATGAGCATAAGCGAGCAGGTGGAGCAAGTTAAGAAAGTCAAGAGGGCAGAGCGCTTTATAGTTGAGGACGTGATATCCATTTCGCCCGGCGAGACGGTGGATTACGCCCTCTTCTTAATGGAGAAGAACGACATTGACGGTTTACCGGTCGTCGAAGATGGAAAAGTCGTTGGAGTCATCAGCAAGAAGGACATAGCCGTGAAACAGGGGAAACTGGTAAGGGAGATTATGACCGGCGAGCCGATAACCATCCCCGAGAGCGTAACGGCTGAAGAAGCCCTCAACCTGATGTTTGAGCACAGGATTGACAGACTGCCTGTTGTGAACTCTGAAGGGAAGCTCGTTGGCATAATCACGATGAGCGATCTGGCGAAGCGCAGGAAGTGGAAAAACGCGGTCAGGGACGAGAACGGGGATTTAGTCGTTGCCGCAGCCGTTGGACCCTTCGACCTTGAGCGTGCCAGGGCCCTCGACAGGGCCGGAGCTGACGTTATCGTGGTCGACACCGCCCACGCCCACAACCTAAAAGCTATCAGGGCCATGAAAGAGATACGCCAGGCCGTAGATGCCGACCTCATCATCGGGAACATCGCCAACCCGAAGGCCGTTGATGATTTAACCTTTGCCGACGCGGTGAAGGTTGGAATTGGGCCGGGGAGCATATGCACCACCCGCGTTGTAGCTGGCGTTGGCGTCCCGCAGGTTACTGCAATAGCGCTCGTCGCCGACAAAGCGAGTGAGTACGGGCTCCACGTCATAGCTGACGGCGGAATCCGGTACTCCGGGGACATAGTTAAGGCGATAGCGGCAGGAGCCGACGCCGTAATGCTCGGTTCCCTCTTAGCAGGGACGAAAGAGGCCCCCGGAAAGGAAGTTGTAATCAACGGGCGGCGCTACAAGCAGTACCGCGGAATGGGCTCCCTCGGGGCAATGATGAAGGGAGGGGCTGAGAGATACTACCAGAAGGGCCACATGAAGACGCGCAAGTTCGTCCCGGAGGGAGTTGAGGGCGTTGTGCCATACAAGGGGCCGGTGAGTGAGGTTCTCTACCAGCTGGTCGGAGGACTCCGCTCCGGAATGGGCTACGTTGGCGCCAGGAACATCGAGGAGCTCAAGGAGAAGGGCGAGTTTGTGATAATAACCCAGGCCGGCGTCAGGGAGAGTCACCCACACGACATACTCATCACCAACGAAGCCCCCAATTATCCAGTTAACAAATAA
- a CDS encoding formate--phosphoribosylaminoimidazolecarboxamide ligase, which produces MRISTYASHSALQILKGAKEEGFETVAFGKARVKPLYTKYFPVADYFIEGSYPEEELLSLDAVVIPTGSFVAHLGIELVEKMRVPYYGNKEVLRWESDRSLERRWLERAKLRLPRVYEDPDDIDGPVIVKPFGAKGGKGYFLAKSPEDFWRKAERLGVKSKEDLGGVQIQEYVVGVPVYPHYFYSKLNRELELMSIDRRYESNADAIGRIPAKEQLDIDINTNYTVIGNIPIVLRESLLMDVIEAGERVVKTAEELMGGLWGPFCLEGVFTEDLEFVVFEVSARIVAGTNPFVNGSPYTWLRYDYPVSTGRRIAIELRRALEEDRLSEIIT; this is translated from the coding sequence ATGAGGATATCGACCTACGCCTCCCACTCCGCCCTCCAGATTCTGAAGGGGGCGAAGGAGGAGGGCTTTGAGACGGTTGCCTTTGGAAAGGCCAGAGTCAAACCGCTCTACACGAAGTACTTTCCTGTTGCCGACTATTTCATCGAGGGAAGCTATCCCGAGGAAGAGCTGCTCAGCTTGGATGCCGTCGTTATACCCACGGGCTCTTTCGTGGCCCATCTCGGAATCGAGCTGGTTGAGAAGATGCGCGTTCCATACTACGGCAACAAAGAGGTGTTGAGGTGGGAGAGCGACCGCTCACTGGAAAGGAGATGGCTTGAGAGGGCTAAACTCCGCCTTCCAAGGGTTTACGAGGATCCAGACGACATAGACGGGCCGGTAATCGTCAAGCCCTTCGGGGCGAAGGGCGGGAAGGGCTACTTCCTGGCCAAAAGCCCTGAGGACTTCTGGAGGAAGGCAGAGAGGCTCGGCGTCAAAAGCAAGGAAGATTTGGGCGGAGTCCAGATTCAGGAGTACGTGGTCGGCGTCCCGGTTTATCCGCACTACTTCTACTCAAAGCTGAACCGCGAGCTTGAGCTGATGAGCATCGACAGGCGCTACGAGTCGAACGCCGACGCGATAGGCAGGATTCCTGCGAAAGAGCAACTGGACATAGACATAAACACCAACTACACGGTCATCGGCAACATTCCAATCGTCCTGCGCGAGAGCCTGCTCATGGACGTCATTGAGGCCGGTGAAAGGGTGGTTAAAACGGCGGAGGAACTCATGGGCGGTCTCTGGGGGCCGTTCTGCCTTGAGGGAGTCTTCACGGAGGATCTAGAGTTCGTAGTCTTCGAGGTTTCGGCTCGGATTGTGGCGGGGACGAACCCTTTCGTGAACGGCTCTCCCTACACTTGGCTCCGCTACGACTATCCCGTCAGCACGGGAAGAAGAATAGCGATTGAGCTGAGGCGGGCGCTTGAGGAGGACAGGCTCTCGGAGATCATTACGTGA
- a CDS encoding class III signal peptide-containing protein, translating to MGKKGQVSLEFLFVFAILLILLAYSVKNTTFQQGSQSIETLRVQIALEEKELANTISEAISQVYSQGPGSKTTAYVKLVYLRKPDYLEKVWGVTDPVIFITYGQPLNDGNGTYVMVLNGNKTTEVILTGGNKNAFWTRALYQRDLVRDKDVWDGSSASVDFGTGATTVYGLRLNPSEIPPTIKIVVEWNPDLPNSWAFNSTAGELMININPGG from the coding sequence ATGGGCAAGAAGGGTCAGGTCTCTCTCGAATTCCTGTTCGTCTTTGCGATCCTGCTCATCCTGTTAGCTTACTCAGTCAAAAACACGACGTTCCAGCAGGGTTCCCAGTCAATTGAAACACTAAGGGTACAGATAGCCCTTGAGGAGAAGGAGCTGGCCAACACCATATCCGAAGCTATAAGCCAAGTGTACTCTCAGGGGCCGGGCTCGAAGACGACCGCTTACGTAAAGCTCGTTTACTTGAGAAAGCCAGACTACCTGGAGAAGGTGTGGGGTGTTACAGATCCCGTGATCTTCATAACGTACGGCCAGCCTCTAAACGATGGGAACGGAACGTACGTGATGGTCCTCAACGGCAACAAAACAACGGAGGTCATCCTGACAGGGGGAAACAAGAACGCCTTCTGGACCAGGGCGCTCTACCAGAGGGATCTCGTCCGAGACAAAGACGTCTGGGATGGGTCAAGTGCCAGCGTTGATTTCGGCACCGGGGCGACGACGGTTTACGGCCTCAGGCTTAACCCCTCAGAGATTCCTCCTACAATAAAAATAGTCGTTGAATGGAACCCGGACCTTCCGAACTCGTGGGCATTCAACTCGACCGCCGGCGAGCTCATGATAAACATAAACCCCGGTGGGTGA
- a CDS encoding TonB-dependent receptor, with the protein MLVTIFGDILGHTIYYEISVHRWKDFRGFMRRVCEGLGYKIVDRGDLIEIHPPCPFVEVLFLPRRGRGFVKTNLVEPCHSIYLLVLYSVSSFGKVEVWED; encoded by the coding sequence TTGCTTGTTACTATTTTTGGTGATATTTTGGGACACACTATTTATTATGAAATCTCGGTGCACCGGTGGAAGGACTTCAGGGGTTTCATGAGGAGAGTCTGCGAGGGGTTGGGATATAAGATAGTGGATAGAGGAGACCTAATTGAGATACACCCTCCCTGCCCCTTTGTGGAGGTTCTCTTCCTTCCCAGGAGAGGACGGGGCTTCGTCAAGACGAACCTCGTGGAGCCGTGTCATTCAATATACCTGCTCGTGCTCTATTCAGTGTCCTCATTCGGTAAAGTGGAGGTGTGGGAAGACTGA
- a CDS encoding antitoxin family protein, translating to MGEIIEVIYENGVLKPLKPLKLKEGQKLRVRIYSGDFLELTREMRKRVTPEKFREDPTDYLLKLREEET from the coding sequence ATGGGCGAAATCATAGAGGTCATATACGAAAACGGCGTGCTGAAGCCCCTCAAACCCCTCAAGCTGAAGGAGGGCCAGAAACTCAGAGTGAGGATTTACAGCGGGGATTTCCTTGAGCTTACGAGAGAAATGCGGAAGAGGGTAACGCCCGAGAAGTTCAGGGAAGACCCGACGGACTACCTCCTGAAGCTCAGGGAGGAGGAGACATGA
- a CDS encoding DUF2101 family protein, whose product MSPLDLFYSIGEAVEELFQKVVNEVKEIVRPTPARSPPDFRILRRLVRRDITIHELLSLKLQLVFITYLLLSLMIVLASLTPLLLLALFFIEVLYIRYLVKKNWDFFTDPRPYYFFYSILSVISFLAFLGYLLLRRFATNVYYYYGYLIGVLIVVLLFRWYFKEKYGRDYTYGIVEEVKGDLVRVFVNDDLAANVKPGRYWVPAVPDAEQGRVVKLLVEERTLRGSVPVRIIEVYLGQSSHTSTLPNEDTE is encoded by the coding sequence ATGTCCCCCCTGGATCTTTTTTACTCAATTGGTGAAGCGGTGGAAGAACTATTCCAGAAGGTTGTCAATGAGGTCAAAGAAATCGTTCGTCCCACTCCCGCCAGAAGCCCCCCGGATTTTAGAATCCTGAGACGACTCGTGAGGCGAGACATAACGATCCATGAACTCCTCAGCCTCAAGCTCCAGCTCGTTTTCATAACCTACCTCCTCTTATCCCTCATGATAGTGCTTGCCTCACTGACTCCTCTCCTGCTCTTGGCTCTCTTTTTTATTGAGGTTCTCTACATTAGGTATCTCGTCAAAAAGAACTGGGATTTCTTTACCGATCCCCGGCCGTACTACTTCTTCTATAGTATCCTCTCTGTAATATCATTTCTTGCTTTCCTGGGGTACCTCCTCTTGAGGCGATTCGCAACGAACGTTTACTACTACTATGGCTATCTCATTGGCGTTTTGATCGTGGTTCTGCTTTTCCGCTGGTACTTCAAGGAGAAATACGGAAGGGACTACACCTATGGGATTGTGGAGGAAGTCAAGGGCGACCTCGTGAGGGTCTTTGTAAACGATGACTTAGCCGCAAACGTTAAGCCCGGACGGTACTGGGTTCCAGCCGTTCCAGATGCCGAACAGGGAAGGGTAGTAAAGCTTCTCGTGGAGGAACGGACCCTTAGGGGCTCCGTGCCGGTGAGGATAATCGAGGTCTACCTTGGTCAGTCTTCCCACACCTCCACTTTACCGAATGAGGACACTGAATAG
- a CDS encoding GMP synthase subunit A, which yields MIVIMDNGGQYVHRIWRTLRYLGVEAKIVPNTTPLEEIKAMKPKGIIFSGGPDINKTGNCSAILEHYDEFNVPILGICLGHQLIARHFGGKVGKGEKAEYSLVEVEILEENDIFRGLPKRLKVWESHMDEVKELPPGFKLLARSETCPVEAMKHESLPIYGVQFHPEVSHTERGAEVYRNFARLCGEL from the coding sequence ATGATAGTCATAATGGACAACGGGGGCCAGTACGTCCACAGGATTTGGAGGACTCTCCGCTATCTCGGTGTTGAGGCCAAGATAGTCCCCAACACGACCCCGCTTGAGGAGATAAAGGCGATGAAGCCGAAGGGCATAATCTTCTCGGGCGGGCCCGACATCAACAAGACCGGCAATTGCTCCGCCATACTGGAGCACTACGACGAGTTCAACGTCCCGATCCTCGGAATCTGCCTCGGCCACCAGCTCATAGCGAGGCACTTCGGCGGAAAGGTTGGAAAGGGTGAGAAGGCCGAATACAGCCTCGTTGAGGTCGAGATACTGGAGGAGAACGACATCTTCCGGGGACTTCCGAAGCGGCTCAAGGTCTGGGAGAGCCACATGGACGAGGTGAAAGAACTCCCACCTGGCTTTAAACTGCTCGCAAGGAGCGAGACCTGCCCGGTGGAGGCTATGAAGCACGAGAGCCTTCCAATTTACGGCGTCCAGTTCCACCCCGAGGTCTCCCACACGGAGCGCGGAGCTGAGGTCTACAGGAACTTCGCGAGGCTCTGCGGGGAGCTTTAG
- the guaA gene encoding glutamine-hydrolyzing GMP synthase — protein sequence MWEDFIREKVEEIRKTVGDGKAIIALSGGVDSSTAAILAHRAIGDRLHAVFVNTGFLRKGEPEFVIKTFRDEFGLNLHYVDASERFFEALKGVTDPEEKRKIIGRVFIEVFEEVAKKINADFLIQGTIAPDWIESKGKIKSHHNVGGLPERLNLKLIEPLRDLYKDEVRELAKELGLPEKIYNRMPFPGPGLAVRVLGEVTPEKVAIVREANAIVEEEIEKAGLKPWQAFAVLLGVKTVGVQGDIRAYKETIAVRVVESLDGMTANAMNVPFDVLQKIAFRITSEIPEVGRVLYDITNKPPATIEFE from the coding sequence ATGTGGGAGGACTTCATCAGGGAGAAGGTTGAGGAGATTAGGAAAACCGTCGGCGATGGGAAGGCTATAATAGCGCTCAGCGGTGGCGTTGACAGCTCAACCGCCGCTATTCTGGCCCACAGGGCGATAGGGGACAGGCTCCACGCGGTCTTCGTGAACACGGGCTTCCTCAGGAAGGGCGAGCCGGAGTTCGTTATAAAGACGTTCAGGGACGAGTTCGGGCTCAACCTGCACTACGTTGACGCGAGCGAGCGCTTTTTCGAGGCCCTGAAGGGCGTCACCGACCCCGAGGAGAAGAGAAAGATAATCGGCAGGGTCTTCATCGAGGTCTTCGAGGAGGTCGCGAAGAAAATCAACGCGGACTTCCTGATCCAGGGAACCATCGCCCCAGACTGGATTGAGAGTAAGGGAAAAATCAAGAGCCACCACAACGTCGGAGGGCTTCCCGAGAGGCTCAACCTCAAGCTGATAGAGCCGCTCCGCGACCTCTACAAGGACGAGGTCAGGGAACTGGCGAAGGAGCTTGGATTACCTGAGAAGATATACAACCGCATGCCCTTTCCGGGGCCAGGGCTGGCGGTTAGGGTTCTCGGAGAGGTCACGCCGGAGAAGGTTGCCATCGTTAGAGAGGCAAACGCCATAGTCGAGGAGGAGATAGAGAAGGCTGGACTGAAACCCTGGCAGGCCTTCGCGGTTCTGCTCGGTGTTAAAACCGTCGGCGTTCAGGGCGACATAAGGGCCTACAAGGAGACCATAGCGGTTCGCGTCGTTGAGAGTCTCGATGGCATGACCGCCAACGCCATGAACGTTCCCTTCGACGTCCTCCAGAAGATAGCCTTCAGGATAACGAGCGAAATTCCCGAGGTTGGAAGGGTGCTTTACGACATCACCAACAAGCCTCCAGCGACGATTGAGTTCGAGTGA